In Candidatus Methanoperedens sp., the following are encoded in one genomic region:
- a CDS encoding pyruvate, phosphate dikinase, with protein sequence MSEKKEKYFLNWEESANSCSAEAGGKGLNLGRLHRYGFSVPDGGVLTSFAYRDFLQANNLAGSINAAYGIRAEFVNDPVNEKKLEEIRRNINEGQIPVTVRQELAKQLEAMKLLEKPVAVRSSATAEDSATASFAGVHESFLNIMGIENIIKAIKGCYASLWTPRAVAYRRKMGFDDDKVAVAVVIMELVHAAAAGVAFSCDPRTGRRDRISISANFGLGESVVSGAVEPDEYLLHSMAALPEIVEKKIGSKKKYTGLVQIGGTELVSAGSEENGMRPVLNDNQIIELGSLTLRVFEAMGNGVVNQDMEWAYDGKKFHILQARPVTNLREPTPSELAGQPVIWSNANIKDAAPMVLTALSWSFFRGSLDMMMNASLLAAGYRMPEGTNWVRLYKGRGYFNLSSFQWGYYDGLGFLPAELNASLGGHQPEIRVPPGNPLGGLAGIKRVWRRIYLIINILRTQHSAEKIYKDMWETVELWKKRDFHAMNDQEMISNFSETNPKILEYCSTYMVIGLPTGVSLYFLVQALEKDFPGRGAALANSLLAGASEITSAQHGYRLIELGKIVQMDKVALKYFTAEPFKPSAWKDEIPEDSRFRREFEEFLKDYGHRGVYEIDLLNPRWGEDPRYLLEIIRAQVLSPANIDHRAVQEAKRKAAEKEISGKLKWGLRRLTVSRLIKQARNNAGTREMGKSVLVKPFEVSRMFFQELGRRLVERGVLDEQADVYHCAWHELSAILAGYSDGSGLKILVEERKKMREELSLLEPPDVIIDDAPQPKAGAPEAYGQVLAGIGVAAGRASGRARLIRHPGENTRLQAGDVLVAPSTDPGWTPLFLRANALVMEVGGSLSHGAVVAREYGIPAVVNVPGVMKTLKEGEQLTVDGDEGKVYRKQE encoded by the coding sequence GTGAGTGAGAAAAAGGAAAAATATTTTCTAAACTGGGAAGAATCTGCCAATTCTTGCTCAGCAGAGGCAGGCGGCAAAGGATTGAATCTGGGGCGATTGCATCGATATGGTTTTTCAGTGCCTGACGGGGGTGTTTTGACATCTTTTGCATATCGCGATTTCCTGCAGGCTAACAACCTGGCAGGATCTATTAATGCTGCATACGGTATCAGGGCGGAATTCGTAAATGATCCGGTTAATGAAAAGAAGCTGGAAGAGATCAGGCGAAATATCAATGAAGGCCAGATACCCGTAACCGTCCGGCAGGAACTGGCAAAACAACTTGAAGCCATGAAACTGCTTGAAAAACCTGTGGCAGTCCGTTCATCAGCAACTGCCGAGGATTCCGCAACAGCATCATTTGCCGGAGTCCATGAGTCATTCCTGAATATCATGGGAATAGAGAATATAATCAAAGCAATAAAGGGCTGCTATGCTTCCCTCTGGACACCGCGTGCAGTTGCCTACAGGCGCAAAATGGGATTTGACGATGATAAGGTCGCTGTGGCCGTTGTAATAATGGAACTTGTACATGCGGCGGCAGCAGGTGTGGCTTTTAGCTGTGACCCGCGTACAGGCAGGCGCGACAGGATCTCAATCAGCGCCAATTTCGGTCTTGGCGAGTCGGTTGTGAGCGGTGCGGTCGAGCCGGATGAGTACCTGCTGCATTCAATGGCAGCACTGCCTGAAATCGTTGAAAAGAAAATCGGCAGCAAGAAGAAATATACAGGGCTTGTGCAAATTGGCGGGACAGAACTTGTAAGCGCGGGGAGTGAAGAAAACGGTATGCGACCCGTTCTCAATGATAACCAGATCATAGAACTGGGCTCGCTGACCCTGCGGGTATTCGAAGCTATGGGCAATGGAGTGGTCAATCAGGATATGGAATGGGCATACGATGGAAAGAAATTTCATATACTGCAGGCAAGACCCGTGACAAATCTCAGGGAACCGACACCCTCTGAACTGGCAGGTCAACCTGTTATCTGGTCGAATGCTAACATCAAAGACGCTGCACCAATGGTACTTACTGCGCTTTCCTGGAGTTTTTTCCGCGGTTCTCTCGATATGATGATGAATGCCAGCCTGCTGGCAGCAGGCTACAGGATGCCTGAAGGAACGAACTGGGTGAGGCTTTATAAAGGCAGGGGATATTTCAACCTGTCCTCATTTCAGTGGGGTTATTACGATGGTCTCGGTTTTCTTCCTGCAGAGCTTAACGCCAGCCTAGGCGGTCACCAGCCCGAGATAAGAGTACCCCCTGGCAATCCTTTAGGAGGACTTGCGGGAATTAAACGGGTCTGGAGGCGGATATATCTTATTATCAATATTCTCAGGACACAGCATTCTGCTGAAAAGATCTATAAGGACATGTGGGAAACAGTAGAGCTATGGAAGAAGCGGGATTTCCATGCAATGAACGATCAGGAAATGATCTCTAATTTCTCTGAAACCAATCCGAAAATTCTTGAGTATTGTTCCACATATATGGTTATTGGCCTCCCAACAGGTGTTTCTTTGTATTTTCTTGTACAGGCACTGGAGAAGGATTTCCCGGGTCGCGGTGCAGCCCTTGCAAACAGTTTGCTTGCCGGCGCCTCAGAAATAACAAGTGCCCAACACGGCTACAGGCTTATCGAACTGGGAAAGATAGTTCAGATGGATAAAGTTGCTCTTAAGTACTTTACTGCTGAACCCTTCAAACCATCGGCATGGAAAGATGAAATTCCCGAAGATTCCAGGTTCCGGCGGGAATTCGAAGAATTCTTGAAAGACTACGGCCACCGCGGGGTCTATGAAATAGACCTGTTGAATCCGCGCTGGGGTGAGGACCCGCGATATTTGCTTGAAATCATCAGGGCGCAGGTGCTATCACCCGCAAATATTGATCACAGGGCGGTTCAGGAAGCAAAACGCAAAGCTGCAGAAAAGGAGATCTCAGGAAAACTCAAATGGGGTTTGCGGCGGCTTACGGTCAGCAGGCTCATCAAGCAGGCAAGGAATAACGCAGGCACCAGGGAAATGGGAAAATCCGTGCTCGTAAAACCATTTGAAGTTTCACGTATGTTCTTCCAGGAGCTGGGGCGGCGTCTTGTGGAACGGGGGGTACTGGATGAACAGGCTGATGTTTATCACTGCGCCTGGCACGAACTTTCTGCGATCCTGGCAGGATACTCTGATGGCAGCGGGTTGAAGATACTGGTGGAAGAAAGAAAAAAGATGCGGGAGGAATTATCTCTTCTGGAGCCTCCTGATGTTATAATAGATGATGCGCCCCAGCCAAAAGCCGGGGCGCCTGAAGCATACGGGCAGGTGCTGGCAGGCATTGGTGTGGCAGCAGGAAGGGCTTCTGGCAGGGCGCGGCTGATCCGCCATCCCGGGGAAAATACCCGGCTGCAGGCTGGAGATGTTCTCGTAGCTCCATCCACAGACCCGGGCTGGACGCCGTTGTTTTTAAGGGCAAACGCTCTGGTTATGGAAGTGGGCGGCTCTCTCTCCCATGGGGCTGTTGTGGCAAGGGAATACGGTATTCCGGCGGTGGTCAATGTGCCGGGAGTGATGAAGACTTTGAAAGAGGGAGAACAGCTCACGGTTGATGGTGATGAAGGAAAAGTATATCGTAAACAGGAGTAG
- a CDS encoding radical SAM protein, giving the protein MKILLIQPAKAQKTIGGEDVFIYEPLALEYLASGVKDHDVRILDMRIDKDLDSQMQEFRPNVVGITAYTVHVNTVKNLFNKIKTIDPDIFTVVGGHHATVAPEDFFTPCIDLVVMGEGVFVFKEIISRLVSNRPFDGIAGISYLKDGERVTNPPEPVTDLDIFPFPSRKFTEKYRKYYYSEWMRPLASIRTSKGCPNRCNFCALWKLTGGKYLKRKPENIVRELSGIKEKYVFFADDESMVDASRMKKLAGLIREAGIKKRYFLYGRSDTIVKNPDLIKIWKDIGLERVFVGLEFFRDVDLKYINKGSTVENNKEAIKILQSNGIEIYASFIVRPDFNEEDFKEFKEYCRKMEFTFLSFSVLTPLPGTDLYEEVKDRLITDDYDLFDFIHTQLPTKLPLKEFFNNLNSLYFDTIPLGKSISFMRRYPLKEIPGLIALRMKVAGQMKNAYKDY; this is encoded by the coding sequence ATGAAAATATTACTGATACAGCCGGCGAAAGCCCAAAAAACGATCGGTGGAGAGGATGTTTTTATTTATGAGCCGCTTGCGCTCGAATATCTGGCTTCGGGCGTTAAGGATCATGACGTAAGAATACTTGATATGCGGATTGACAAAGACCTTGACTCCCAGATGCAAGAATTCAGGCCGAATGTTGTCGGGATCACTGCATATACTGTTCATGTGAATACAGTAAAAAATCTTTTTAATAAGATCAAGACGATTGATCCTGATATCTTTACGGTTGTTGGCGGCCATCATGCAACGGTTGCTCCTGAGGATTTCTTTACTCCCTGTATTGACCTTGTAGTAATGGGAGAGGGAGTTTTTGTATTCAAGGAAATCATTTCAAGGCTTGTATCTAACAGACCATTTGACGGGATTGCCGGGATATCATATCTGAAAGATGGAGAACGGGTAACGAATCCGCCTGAACCGGTAACCGACCTTGATATCTTTCCTTTCCCATCCAGGAAATTTACGGAAAAATACAGGAAATACTATTACAGTGAATGGATGAGACCGCTTGCATCTATACGAACATCAAAGGGATGCCCGAACAGGTGTAATTTCTGTGCACTGTGGAAGCTTACAGGTGGGAAGTACCTGAAAAGAAAGCCGGAAAACATTGTCAGGGAGCTATCCGGGATCAAGGAAAAATATGTTTTTTTTGCAGATGATGAATCCATGGTTGATGCAAGCAGGATGAAAAAACTTGCTGGACTGATCAGGGAAGCCGGAATTAAAAAACGTTATTTTCTTTATGGAAGAAGCGATACGATCGTAAAAAACCCGGATCTTATTAAAATATGGAAAGATATCGGACTTGAAAGGGTTTTTGTGGGACTTGAATTTTTCAGGGATGTAGACCTTAAATATATAAATAAAGGTTCAACTGTAGAAAATAATAAAGAGGCAATTAAAATATTGCAATCAAACGGCATAGAAATATATGCTTCATTTATTGTCAGGCCGGATTTTAATGAAGAAGATTTTAAAGAATTTAAAGAATATTGCAGGAAAATGGAGTTCACTTTCCTAAGCTTCTCTGTTCTTACTCCATTACCAGGGACAGATCTGTATGAAGAAGTTAAAGACCGTCTCATTACTGATGATTATGATCTCTTTGATTTTATTCATACCCAGCTTCCAACAAAACTCCCTTTGAAAGAATTTTTCAATAATCTCAATTCGTTGTATTTTGATACAATACCTCTGGGAAAAAGTATTTCATTCATGAGGAGATATCCATTGAAAGAAATACCGGGTTTGATAGCTCTTAGAATGAAAGTTGCAGGGCAGATGAAGAACGCATATAAGGATTATTAA
- a CDS encoding FAD-binding oxidoreductase, with protein MVEQITITKGQTLNEAIVQKFKAGFRGELIRPGDAGYDEARKIWNGMIDKYPALIARCTGAVDVINAVNFARANKQLVAVRGGGHNVAGNAVCDGGIVIDLSRMKGIRVDPVRRIARAEPGLTWADFDRETQAFGLALPGGIQSTTGIAGFTVGGGFGYLSRKYGLTVDNLLSADVVTADGRLLIASDKENDDLFWGIRGGGGNFGIVTSFEFKLYPVGPTVLGGRLIYPIEKAKEVLQFYRGFIAKAPDDLDTILAFVTAPKAAPMPENIQGKTVLFVIICYTGPIKEGERVIKSLRTSCPPAIDLLGPTPYTALQKMLDAGNPPGWQNYWKSEYLKDLSDEAIDILIDYAAKRPSPMSKMLIGHLMGAVSRVGDDETPYNHRDAPFIINIVGMWQDTTKNDENIKWARDLWNAVQPFATGGVYVNFLMTEGADRVMAAYGKKKYERLAALKNKYDPTNFFSLNQNIKPGKL; from the coding sequence ATGGTAGAACAAATCACAATCACCAAGGGTCAGACCCTTAATGAGGCGATCGTTCAAAAATTTAAAGCAGGCTTCCGGGGTGAGCTCATCCGTCCAGGGGACGCAGGTTACGATGAAGCACGTAAAATATGGAACGGGATGATTGACAAATATCCTGCGCTCATTGCGCGCTGCACCGGAGCTGTAGATGTCATCAACGCTGTCAATTTTGCCCGCGCCAATAAGCAACTTGTGGCAGTGCGTGGTGGTGGGCATAACGTGGCAGGTAATGCGGTCTGTGACGGCGGCATTGTCATTGACCTGTCGCGAATGAAAGGTATCCGTGTCGATCCGGTCAGGCGAATCGCCCGCGCCGAACCTGGTCTTACGTGGGCCGATTTCGACCGGGAGACCCAGGCGTTTGGTCTGGCACTACCAGGCGGCATACAGTCCACGACTGGCATTGCTGGTTTTACTGTTGGCGGTGGTTTTGGTTACCTTTCACGAAAGTACGGTCTGACAGTAGATAACCTCCTGTCGGCAGATGTAGTAACCGCGGATGGAAGGCTTCTGATCGCCAGCGATAAAGAGAATGACGATCTATTCTGGGGCATACGAGGCGGCGGCGGTAACTTCGGGATAGTAACATCATTCGAGTTCAAACTTTATCCAGTCGGTCCAACAGTACTCGGAGGCAGGTTGATCTATCCCATTGAAAAGGCAAAAGAAGTCTTGCAATTCTATCGTGGATTCATAGCTAAAGCTCCTGATGATTTAGATACCATCCTTGCCTTCGTGACAGCGCCAAAAGCAGCGCCAATGCCAGAAAATATTCAGGGAAAAACTGTACTCTTTGTTATCATCTGCTATACCGGGCCGATCAAGGAGGGAGAACGTGTCATCAAATCCCTAAGAACGTCTTGCCCGCCAGCAATCGATCTTCTCGGCCCCACTCCATACACGGCACTGCAAAAAATGTTGGATGCCGGGAATCCACCGGGATGGCAGAACTATTGGAAGTCTGAGTACCTGAAAGATTTAAGTGATGAAGCCATTGATATCCTCATCGATTATGCTGCAAAAAGACCTTCACCCATGTCGAAGATGCTTATTGGTCATCTCATGGGTGCTGTGAGCCGTGTGGGCGATGACGAAACGCCTTATAATCACCGTGATGCGCCCTTCATCATCAACATCGTCGGTATGTGGCAAGACACCACGAAGAATGATGAGAATATCAAATGGGCACGCGACCTGTGGAACGCTGTGCAGCCCTTCGCAACAGGTGGCGTATACGTGAACTTCCTGATGACCGAGGGGGCTGATAGGGTAATGGCTGCCTACGGCAAGAAGAAGTACGAGCGGCTCGCGGCGCTAAAGAACAAGTATGATCCCACAAACTTCTTCAGCCTGAACCAGAACATCAAGCCGGGAAAATTATAA
- a CDS encoding TetR/AcrR family transcriptional regulator: MIIMSLRDKKKIETKNTIFEVAGRLFKEKGYDNTTVDEITKEAGIGKGTFFNYFPAKEALLQDFVKQKEELVFDLVKDQLTRNITTKEKIKNILILVAKSNEKDRELTKLFVFEHLKHYGHEERRSTSLNHLIQVILEKGEKTGEFKIGSDSKMAAGNLTAIYFYSLMEWLWSKNDYSLSDDISKKIDMIFEGIGR; the protein is encoded by the coding sequence ATGATAATTATGTCCCTGCGTGATAAAAAGAAGATCGAAACAAAGAATACCATTTTCGAAGTGGCTGGAAGATTATTCAAGGAAAAAGGGTATGACAACACAACTGTTGATGAGATAACAAAAGAAGCAGGGATAGGTAAAGGAACATTTTTTAACTATTTTCCAGCCAAGGAAGCGCTTCTCCAGGATTTCGTTAAGCAAAAGGAAGAGCTTGTTTTTGACCTGGTAAAAGATCAATTAACCCGAAATATAACCACAAAAGAAAAGATAAAGAACATACTTATTCTCGTGGCAAAGAGCAATGAAAAAGACAGGGAGCTTACAAAATTATTCGTTTTTGAGCATTTGAAACATTATGGACATGAAGAAAGAAGAAGCACCAGCCTCAATCATCTTATTCAGGTCATATTAGAGAAGGGTGAAAAAACAGGGGAATTCAAGATCGGTTCAGATTCTAAAATGGCGGCAGGAAATTTAACTGCCATTTATTTTTATTCGTTAATGGAATGGTTATGGTCAAAGAACGATTATTCTTTGTCGGATGACATATCAAAAAAAATTGACATGATATTTGAGGGTATTGGAAGGTGA
- a CDS encoding DUF2254 domain-containing protein: MNLTKQKIISYIKNNLDNKVEIYWIIAVGAGLLVAIVSYFLPLPQIDATLYLLSTISQGLAAIFTLIFTITIFGSQMMRKFTAMDKMIDNKWAIILMIIFSIGIILPMMQLRTDEDLLHLNLLDTAQLSLSIDLGIATFCVLAIIPYLMRVNRIMKYEGGVSILNNEISEAFYSNQELKASNNVKELAELCISSADEMLEDKTIEIIDNLREIGLKAIDKGWRDTAQKSKDELEKIGMKTTEKELDGKDHIYSPIKKVLMALKEIEVEAMDTKLKHWKMDITKSTIERLSEIGVQSIDRDLSKSTISEALLGLSEIGVRVAKIPYMIDIVLDGLERIADQAYKKDSDKFENPIEDSLKFLWVICSFEMKYWPDYATENIYRLKASNNQVIKDFGSKKIRSKALEYILEYDYKTDELIEDEFKKCELLYDATIK, encoded by the coding sequence ATGAATCTGACAAAACAAAAAATCATTTCATATATCAAGAATAATTTAGATAATAAAGTCGAAATATATTGGATAATAGCTGTTGGTGCGGGTCTATTAGTAGCGATAGTTTCATATTTTCTTCCTTTGCCGCAAATTGATGCTACGTTGTATTTATTAAGTACCATATCCCAAGGGCTTGCAGCAATATTCACCTTAATATTTACAATCACAATTTTTGGTTCTCAAATGATGAGAAAATTCACCGCAATGGATAAGATGATAGATAATAAGTGGGCTATAATTTTAATGATTATTTTTTCTATTGGGATAATTTTACCTATGATGCAATTACGGACTGATGAGGATTTGCTTCACCTGAATCTTCTCGATACGGCGCAACTCAGCTTGAGCATCGACTTGGGAATTGCAACTTTTTGCGTTTTGGCAATAATACCGTATTTGATGAGAGTCAATCGTATTATGAAATATGAAGGGGGAGTATCAATACTAAATAATGAAATTTCTGAAGCTTTCTATTCTAACCAGGAACTAAAGGCTTCAAATAATGTCAAAGAGCTTGCAGAACTTTGTATAAGTTCTGCAGATGAAATGCTTGAAGATAAAACAATAGAAATTATCGACAATTTGAGAGAAATAGGATTAAAGGCTATAGATAAAGGATGGAGAGATACAGCACAAAAAAGCAAAGATGAACTGGAAAAAATTGGAATGAAAACCACGGAGAAAGAATTAGATGGTAAAGACCATATTTACAGTCCAATTAAGAAAGTTCTAATGGCATTAAAGGAAATAGAAGTTGAAGCCATGGATACAAAATTGAAACATTGGAAAATGGATATAACAAAGTCTACAATAGAAAGATTGAGTGAAATAGGTGTACAATCCATAGATCGCGATTTGAGTAAAAGTACTATCTCTGAAGCATTATTGGGTTTATCAGAAATAGGAGTTAGGGTTGCAAAGATCCCGTATATGATCGACATCGTTTTAGATGGTTTAGAAAGAATTGCCGATCAAGCCTACAAAAAAGATAGTGATAAATTCGAAAATCCAATAGAGGATTCATTAAAGTTTTTATGGGTCATCTGTTCTTTTGAAATGAAATACTGGCCTGATTATGCTACAGAGAATATATACCGTTTAAAAGCATCAAATAATCAAGTTATTAAAGATTTTGGAAGTAAAAAAATTCGCAGCAAGGCTTTAGAATATATATTAGAATATGATTATAAAACTGATGAACTAATAGAGGATGAATTCAAGAAATGCGAATTACTGTACGATGCAACTATTAAATAA
- a CDS encoding dihydrofolate reductase — protein sequence MLLGRTTYKIFEGYWPTAASNPATSQGNIEMAHKINNITKIVFSHSMEGVEWKNSKILKEINPEEIEKMKQGKGKNILVIGSASIVQQLTNLGLIDEYHLLLHPVVLGSGKPLFKDIEQKHDLKLLEAKTFSNGVVMLRYAPTK from the coding sequence CTGCTTCTTGGAAGAACAACGTACAAAATTTTTGAGGGCTATTGGCCCACGGCTGCCTCAAATCCAGCAACTTCACAGGGCAATATCGAAATGGCGCACAAGATTAACAATATAACCAAAATTGTTTTTTCTCATTCCATGGAAGGCGTTGAATGGAAAAATTCAAAAATTCTTAAAGAGATCAATCCTGAAGAAATAGAAAAGATGAAGCAGGGGAAGGGTAAGAATATCCTGGTCATTGGAAGTGCCAGTATTGTGCAACAACTCACAAATCTTGGTTTAATTGACGAGTATCATTTATTACTTCATCCTGTTGTCCTGGGTAGTGGAAAACCATTGTTTAAGGATATCGAACAAAAACATGACCTGAAGCTTCTTGAAGCTAAGACCTTCAGTAATGGAGTCGTCATGCTTCGCTATGCTCCTACAAAATAA
- a CDS encoding SDR family oxidoreductase — translation MTGSLEGKVALVTGGSSGIGRASALAFSREGAKVVVADVQVKGGEETVRIIKDTGREAIFVKADVSKASDVEELISTAVSTYNRLDCAHNNAGIEGARTLTADCTEENWDRVIDINLKGVWLCMKYEIPQMLRQKGGAIVNTSSVAGLVGFRYIPAYCASKGGIISLTRAAALEYADRGIRINAVCPGVIRTPMVERLTGGKQEFEAQYIKIEPVGRLGTPEEVAEAVVWLCSDAASFVVGHPMVVDGGLVSQ, via the coding sequence ATGACCGGGTCGTTAGAGGGTAAGGTTGCACTTGTGACCGGTGGCAGTTCCGGGATCGGAAGAGCTTCTGCGCTGGCGTTTTCCAGGGAAGGGGCAAAGGTCGTGGTGGCTGATGTGCAGGTGAAGGGCGGAGAGGAAACAGTAAGGATAATTAAAGATACAGGTCGTGAAGCCATATTCGTTAAAGCTGATGTATCAAAGGCTTCCGATGTTGAGGAATTGATCAGTACCGCAGTCAGTACCTACAACAGATTGGACTGCGCCCACAACAATGCGGGTATCGAGGGAGCCAGAACCCTCACCGCAGACTGCACCGAGGAGAACTGGGACCGTGTTATTGATATCAATCTCAAAGGTGTGTGGCTGTGCATGAAGTACGAGATACCTCAGATGCTCAGGCAGAAAGGTGGTGCCATAGTCAATACATCGTCTGTGGCCGGGCTTGTAGGTTTCAGGTATATACCTGCCTATTGTGCATCCAAAGGCGGCATAATTTCGCTTACGCGCGCGGCTGCGCTGGAATATGCAGACAGGGGCATTCGTATTAACGCCGTATGCCCTGGCGTTATCCGCACGCCAATGGTTGAAAGGCTCACAGGCGGCAAACAAGAGTTTGAAGCGCAGTATATCAAAATTGAACCGGTAGGGCGGTTGGGTACACCGGAAGAAGTAGCTGAGGCTGTGGTATGGCTGTGCTCAGATGCGGCTTCGTTTGTCGTAGGTCATCCAATGGTCGTAGATGGAGGACTGGTCTCACAGTAG